The following are from one region of the Sulfurimicrobium lacus genome:
- a CDS encoding helicase produces MSDLAYSEFLARKAKLDPATGFDDIPELPEQLFPFQRDIVRWALRRGRAAVFAQTGLGKSFMELAWGQAVHNLTGGNVLLLTPLAVAGQMVREAGKFGLPAKQCAHQDEVEPGVTVTNYAKLHHFDLSQFVGVILDESSILKAFDGKTRTLLIDACANVPYRLAATATPAPNDFTELGNHAEFLGVMSVTGMQAVFFTHDGGDTSKWRLKGHAEDEFWRWMCSWSVLLRRPSDLGYDDGAYDLPPMEKVEHIVDVEGADAKTLSERLGARRDSIAERVAKAAALVPDGKPCVLWCNLNAEGDALVEAIPGAVNLSGADSEIEKERKLNAFTSGEIRVLVTKPKIAGFGMNWQHCADTIFVGLNDSFEQVYQAVRRFWRFGQTETVNVHFVAASTEGAVLDNLKRKEAEAERMGAAMVAQMADISSEMVHGALREEDPYTPIVPVEIPYWLTTEN; encoded by the coding sequence CGTGCGTTGGGCGCTGCGTCGTGGGCGTGCTGCCGTGTTCGCCCAGACGGGCCTGGGCAAGTCGTTCATGGAACTGGCCTGGGGGCAAGCGGTTCACAACCTGACAGGCGGCAACGTGCTGTTGCTCACCCCGCTGGCGGTGGCTGGCCAGATGGTGCGCGAGGCGGGCAAGTTCGGCCTGCCGGCGAAACAGTGCGCCCACCAGGATGAAGTCGAGCCGGGTGTGACCGTCACCAACTACGCCAAGCTGCACCACTTCGACCTGTCGCAATTCGTCGGCGTGATCCTGGACGAGTCGAGCATCCTCAAGGCCTTCGATGGCAAGACCCGCACCCTGTTGATCGATGCCTGCGCCAATGTGCCGTACCGCCTGGCTGCCACAGCAACGCCCGCGCCTAACGATTTCACCGAACTGGGCAACCATGCCGAGTTTCTGGGCGTGATGTCTGTCACCGGGATGCAGGCGGTGTTCTTCACCCACGACGGCGGCGACACTAGCAAGTGGCGGCTCAAGGGCCACGCCGAGGACGAGTTCTGGCGCTGGATGTGCTCGTGGTCGGTGCTGCTGCGCCGGCCTAGCGATCTGGGCTACGACGACGGCGCTTACGATCTGCCGCCGATGGAGAAAGTGGAGCATATCGTCGATGTTGAGGGTGCTGACGCCAAGACGCTGTCGGAAAGACTGGGCGCGCGGCGCGACAGCATCGCCGAGCGGGTGGCGAAGGCAGCCGCCCTGGTGCCGGATGGCAAGCCCTGCGTGCTGTGGTGCAACCTCAATGCTGAGGGTGACGCGCTGGTTGAAGCGATACCCGGCGCCGTCAACCTCTCGGGCGCGGATAGCGAGATCGAGAAGGAGCGCAAGCTGAACGCATTTACCTCCGGCGAGATCCGCGTGCTGGTGACTAAGCCCAAGATCGCGGGCTTCGGCATGAACTGGCAACACTGCGCCGATACCATCTTCGTCGGCCTCAACGATTCATTCGAGCAGGTCTACCAGGCGGTACGACGCTTCTGGCGCTTCGGCCAGACCGAGACCGTCAACGTCCACTTCGTCGCGGCGTCCACTGAAGGCGCCGTGCTCGATAACCTCAAGCGCAAAGAGGCGGAAGCCGAGCGCATGGGCGCCGCGATGGTGGCTCAGATGGCCGATATCTCCAGCGAAATGGTGCACGGCGCGCTGCGCGAAGAAGACCCCTACACACCCATCGTCCCGGTGGAAATCCCATATTGGCTCACAACGGAGAATTGA